In a single window of the Zea mays cultivar B73 chromosome 5, Zm-B73-REFERENCE-NAM-5.0, whole genome shotgun sequence genome:
- the LOC100381303 gene encoding tubulin alpha-4 chain, translating to MRECISIHIGQAGIQVGNACWELYCLEHGIQADGQMPGDKTIGGGDDAFNTFFSETGAGKHVPRAVFVDLEPTVIDEVRTGTYRQLFHPEQLISGKEDAANNFARGHYTIGKEIVDLCLDRIRKLADNCTGLQGFLVFNAVGGGTGSGLGSLLLERLSVDYGKKSKLGFTVYPSPQVSTSVVEPYNSVLSTHSLLEHTDVAVLLDNEAIYDICRRSLDIERPTYTNLNRLVSQVISSLTASLRFDGALNVDVNEFQTNLVPYPRIHFMLSSYAPVISAEKAYHEQLSVAEITNSAFEPSSMMAKCDPRHGKYMACCLMYRGDVVPKDVNAAVATIKTKRTIQFVDWCPTGFKCGINYQPPSVVPGGDLAKVQRAVCMISNSTSVVEVFSRIDHKFDLMYAKRAFVHWYVGEGMEEGEFSEAREDLAALEKDYEEVGAEFDEGEDGDEGDEY from the exons ATGAGGGAGTGCATCTCGATCCACATCGGCCAGGCTGGTATCCAGGTCGGAAACGCGTGCTGGGAGCTGTACTGCCTCGAGCATGGCATTCAG GCTGATGGCCAGATGCCCGGTGACAAGACCATTGGGGGAGGTGATGATGCTTTCAACACCTTCTTCAGTGAGACTGGCGCTGGGAAGCACGTCCCCCGTGCTGTTTTTGTTGACCTTGAGCCCACTGTCATCGATGAGGTGAGGACTGGCACCTACCGCCAGCTCTTCCATCCTGAGCAGCTCATCAGTGGCAAGGAGGATGCAGCCAACAACTTCGCTCGTGGTCACTACACCA TTGGCAAGGAGATTGTTGACCTGTGCCTTGACCGCATCAGGAAGCTTGCAGATAATTGCACTGGTCTCCAGGGCTTCCTCGTCTTCAACGCTGTTGGTGGAGGAACGGGCTCTGGGCTTGGTTCTCTCCTCCTGGAGCGCCTGTCTGTTGACTATGGCAAGAAGTCCAAGCTCGGTTTCACCGTGTACCCATCCCCCCAGGTGTCCACATCCGTGGTTGAGCCATACAACAGTGTCCTGTCCACCCACTCTCTCCTCGAGCACACTGATGTTGCTGTCCTGCTCGACAATGAGGCCATCTATGACATCTGCCGCCGCTCCCTTGACATTGAGCGCCCAACCTACACCAACCTCAACAGGCTTGTCTCCCAG GTCATCTCATCCCTGACGGCTTCCCTGAGGTTCGATGGTGCTCTGAACGTTGATGTGAACGAGTTCCAGACCAACCTGGTGCCCTACCCGAGGATCCACTTCATGCTTTCGTCCTACGCTCCAGTCATTTCTGCTGAGAAGGCCTACCACGAGCAGCTGTCCGTGGCTGAAATCACCAACAGCGCCTTCGAGCCATCCTCCATGATGGCCAAGTGCGACCCCCGCCATGGCAAGTACATGGCATGCTGCCTCATGTACCGTGGTGATGTGGTTCCCAAGGACGTGAACGCTGCTGTGGCCACAATCAAGACCAAGCGCACCATCCAGTTCGTGGACTGGTGCCCGACTGGCTTCAAGTGCGGAATCAACTACCAGCCTCCCAGCGTCGTCCCAGGCGGTGATCTGGCCAAGGTGCAGCGTGCCGTGTGTATGATCTCCAACTCCACCAGTGTTGTGGAGGTCTTCTCCCGCATTGACCACAAGTTCGACCTCATGTACGCCAAGCGCGCCTTCGTGCACTGGTACGTCGGTGAGGGTATGGAGGAGGGCGAGTTCTCCGAGGCTCGTGAGGATCTGGCGGCGCTTGAGAAGGACTACGAGGAGGTCGGTGCTGAGTTTGACGAGGGTGAGGACGGCGACGAGGGTGACGAGTACTAG